The following proteins are co-located in the Gossypium hirsutum isolate 1008001.06 chromosome A02, Gossypium_hirsutum_v2.1, whole genome shotgun sequence genome:
- the LOC107935927 gene encoding G-type lectin S-receptor-like serine/threonine-protein kinase SD2-5 isoform X2, translated as MKLYLYIILILILVMINHGSCDSTIHVGHRVSLAIPLEYNDGFIGRAFLMDYGDDTKQIEPSFRVALSTEANKGKYSCSLEVFLGDVKLKGPKNRMGWRTGTSGQGVERLQILRTGNLVLLDVLNQIKWQSFNFPTDVMLWGQRLDVSTWLTSFPRNTTSFYTFEILYNKVALYLNSGRLKYSYWEFKPSKNRNITFVELGSNGLELFDDKHKKIAQIIASWKVQPVRFLALGNRTGNLGIYFYSSTTRKFEASFQALNTTCDLPLACKPYGICTFSNSCSCIVLLTKKSHMVSDCNERVPSRFCGGGTTQVEMLELNDVVTVLKDAPKRINVTKTTCANLCLNDCKCVAALHSYGNYDDPSSEQCSLYYLVAGIKQVEKGLGLSYMVKVPKGTSYHHNNPSVKKWVLIVVGVVDGLIIILVLGGLVYYLVHKRRNNLQGTNNDT; from the exons ATGAAGCTCTATCTTTATATCATTTTGATTCTAATATTGGTGATGATAAACCATGGAAGCTGTGATTCAACCATTCATGTTGGTCATAGGGTAAGCTTAGCAATCCCTTTGGAATATAATGATGGGTTCATTGGTAGAGCTTTTCTAATGGACTATGGTGATGATACTAAGCAAATAGAACCAAGTTTTAGAGTTGCATTAAGCACTGAAGCTAACAAAGGGAAATATTCATGTTCTTTAGAGGTTTTTCTTGGTGATGTTAAG TTGAAGGGTCCTAAAAACCGGATGGGTTGGCGAACTGGTACTTCTGGACAAGGTGTAGAG AGATTACAAATATTGAGGACTGGTAATTTGGTACTTCTTGATGTTTTGAACCAGATAAAATGGCAAAGTTTCAATTTCCCAACTGATGTAATGTTATGGGGACAAAGATTAGATGTATCTACTTGGTTAACTTCTTTCCCAAGGAACACAACATCATTCTACACATTTGAAATCTTATACAACAAGGTAGCTCTTTATTTAAATTCTGGTAGGTTGAAGTATTCTTATTGGGAATTTAAGCCTTCCAAGAATAGAAACATCACATTTGTTGAATTGGGTTCTAATGGGTTAGAGTTATTCGatgataaacataaaaaaatcgcACAGATTATTGCTTCATGGAAGGTTCAGCCAGTGAGGTTTTTAGCACTGGGGAATAGAACTGGGAATTTAGGGATTTACTTTTATTCATCAACCACCAGAAAATTCGAGGCTTCATTTCAAGCCCTTAACACCACTTGTGACCTACCTTTAGCTTGTAAGCCTTATGGTATATGTACATTCTCCAATTCTTGTTCATGCATAGTGCTTTTAACAAAGAAAAGCCATATGGTTTCCGATTGCAACGAAAGGGTTCCGAGCCGTTTCTGCGGCGGAGGAACAACTCAAGTCGAGATGCTTGAATTGAACGATGTTGTTACGGTACTCAAAGATGCTCCTAAAAGGATCAATGTTACCAAGACAACATGTGCGAATCTGTGCTTGAACGACTGCAAATGCGTCGCTGCGTTACATTCCTATGGAAATTATGATGACCCAAGCTCCGAACAATGCTCGCTTTACTATCTTGTTGCAGGTATCAAACAAGTTGAAAAAGGGTTAGGGTTGAGTTACATGGTGAAGGTTCCAAAAGGGACAAGTTACCATCATAACAATCCTAGTGTTAAGAAATGGGTGTTGATTGTTGTGGGAGTGGTTGATGGCTTGATTATCATATTGGTCTTGGGTGGCCTTGTTTATTATTTGGTTCATAAAAGAAGAAACAACTTACAAGGTACTAACAATGATACTTGA
- the LOC107935989 gene encoding alanine--glyoxylate aminotransferase 2 homolog 3, mitochondrial yields the protein MRRFIPATAVLSEKTKYSLPLRRWRWRCFSQVAQKEFDNKGGVVVPKMPSFDYAPPPYTGPSAAEILSKRKEYLSPAMFYLYNKPLNVVDGKMQYLFDEKGRRYLDAFGGIATVCCGHCHPHVVDAIVNQTKRLQHSTILYLNHAIADLAEALANKLPGNLKVVFFTNSGTEANELAIMMARLYTGCHDIISLRNAYHGNAAGTMGATAQSNWKFNVIQSGVHHAINPDPYRGVFGSEGEKYAKDIQDLIQFGTSGNIAGFVSEAIQGVGGIIELAPGYLPAAYNIIKKAGGLCIADEVQGGFARTGSHFWGFENHGVVPDIVTMAKGIGNGIPLGAVITTPEIAEVLTRRNYFNTFGGNPVCTAAGLAVLNVIEKEKLQDNAFVVGSYLKERLIALKDKHDLIGDVRGRGLMLGVELVTDHELKTPAKLETLHVLDQMKEIGVLVGKGGFYGNVFRITPPLCFSKEDADFLVDAMDYTMSKM from the exons ATGCGGAGGTTCATTCCGGCGACGGCAGTATTGTCGGAAAAAACTAAATACTCTCTTCCATTGCGGCGATGGCGATGGCGGTGCTTCTCTCAGGTGGCTCAAAAGGAGTTTGATAACAAAGGTGGCGTTGTGGTTCCCAAAATGCCTTCCTTTGATTATGCTCCACCGCCTTACACCGGTCCCTCCGCCGCTGAGATCCTCTCAAAAAGGAAGGAGTATCTTAGCCCCGCCATGTTCTACTTGTACAATAAACCC CTGAATGTAGTGGATGGAAAGATGCAGTATTTGTTCGATGAAAAGGGGAGAAGATACTTGGATGCATTTGGAGGGATAGCTACGGTGTGTTGTGGCCATTGCCATCCTCATGTGGTGGACGCCATTGTTAACCAAACCAAGCGCTTGCAACACTCAACTATCCTTTACCTTAACCATGCCATTGCTGATCTTGCTGAAGCCCTTGCTAATAAGTTGCCCGGCAATCTCAAG GTTGTGTTTTTTACAAATTCAGGGACAGAAGCTAACGAATTGGCAATAATGATGGCAAGATTATATACTGGGTGTCATGACATAATCTCATTGAGGAATGCATATCATGGGAATGCAGCAGGGACTATGGGAGCCACTGCCCAAAGTAACTGGAAGTTCAATGTTATACAG AGTGGTGTTCATCATGCCATAAACCCGGATCCATACCGAGGTGTTTTCGGTTCCGAAGGAGAGAAGTACGCGAAAGATATCCAAGATCTCATCCAGTTCGGAACTTCGGGCAACATCGCCGGTTTCGTTTCCGAAGCTATACAG GGAGTTGGAGGAATCATAGAATTAGCCCCGGGTTACTTACCTGCTGCTTATAACATTATAAAGAAAGCTGGAGGTCTTTGCATTGCTGATGAGGTTCAAGGGGGGTTCGCTCGCACCGGTAGCCATTTCTGGGGATTCGAGAATCACGGCGTTGTACCTGACATTGTCACAATGGCAAAG GGGATCGGAAATGGCATCCCTCTAGGCGCTGTGATAACCACTCCCGAGATCGCGGAGGTCTTGACCCGACGAAATTACTTCAACACCTTTGGTGGGAACCCTGTATGTACGGCTGCAGGATTAGCCGTTTTGAACGTAATCGAAAAAGAAAAGCTTCAAGACAATGCCTTCGTCGTAGGATCTTACTTGAAAGAGAGACTAATTGCACTAAAAGATAAACATGACC TTATCGGGGATGTGAGAGGACGTGGATTGATGCTCGGAGTCGAACTTGTCACTGATCACGAGCTCAAGACACCGGCAAAGCTTGAAACACTTCATGTATTGGACCAAATGAAAG AGATCGGTGTATTGGTTGGGAAAGGTGGATTTTATGGCAATGTATTTAGAATTACACCTCCACTTTGCTTTTCTAAGGAAGATGCAG ATTTCCTTGTAGATGCTATGGATTACACAATGTCAAAGATGTAA
- the LOC107935927 gene encoding G-type lectin S-receptor-like serine/threonine-protein kinase SD2-5 isoform X1, with protein MKLYLYIILILILVMINHGSCDSTIHVGHRVSLAIPLEYNDGFIGRAFLMDYGDDTKQIEPSFRVALSTEANKGKYSCSLEVFLGDVKVWNSGHYSKFYTSDVCFLELTEDGDLQLKGPKNRMGWRTGTSGQGVERLQILRTGNLVLLDVLNQIKWQSFNFPTDVMLWGQRLDVSTWLTSFPRNTTSFYTFEILYNKVALYLNSGRLKYSYWEFKPSKNRNITFVELGSNGLELFDDKHKKIAQIIASWKVQPVRFLALGNRTGNLGIYFYSSTTRKFEASFQALNTTCDLPLACKPYGICTFSNSCSCIVLLTKKSHMVSDCNERVPSRFCGGGTTQVEMLELNDVVTVLKDAPKRINVTKTTCANLCLNDCKCVAALHSYGNYDDPSSEQCSLYYLVAGIKQVEKGLGLSYMVKVPKGTSYHHNNPSVKKWVLIVVGVVDGLIIILVLGGLVYYLVHKRRNNLQGTNNDT; from the exons ATGAAGCTCTATCTTTATATCATTTTGATTCTAATATTGGTGATGATAAACCATGGAAGCTGTGATTCAACCATTCATGTTGGTCATAGGGTAAGCTTAGCAATCCCTTTGGAATATAATGATGGGTTCATTGGTAGAGCTTTTCTAATGGACTATGGTGATGATACTAAGCAAATAGAACCAAGTTTTAGAGTTGCATTAAGCACTGAAGCTAACAAAGGGAAATATTCATGTTCTTTAGAGGTTTTTCTTGGTGATGTTAAGGTATGGAATTCTGGTCATTACTCCAAGTTTTATACCTCTGATGTATGCTTCCTTGAACTTACTGAAGATGGAGATTTACAGTTGAAGGGTCCTAAAAACCGGATGGGTTGGCGAACTGGTACTTCTGGACAAGGTGTAGAG AGATTACAAATATTGAGGACTGGTAATTTGGTACTTCTTGATGTTTTGAACCAGATAAAATGGCAAAGTTTCAATTTCCCAACTGATGTAATGTTATGGGGACAAAGATTAGATGTATCTACTTGGTTAACTTCTTTCCCAAGGAACACAACATCATTCTACACATTTGAAATCTTATACAACAAGGTAGCTCTTTATTTAAATTCTGGTAGGTTGAAGTATTCTTATTGGGAATTTAAGCCTTCCAAGAATAGAAACATCACATTTGTTGAATTGGGTTCTAATGGGTTAGAGTTATTCGatgataaacataaaaaaatcgcACAGATTATTGCTTCATGGAAGGTTCAGCCAGTGAGGTTTTTAGCACTGGGGAATAGAACTGGGAATTTAGGGATTTACTTTTATTCATCAACCACCAGAAAATTCGAGGCTTCATTTCAAGCCCTTAACACCACTTGTGACCTACCTTTAGCTTGTAAGCCTTATGGTATATGTACATTCTCCAATTCTTGTTCATGCATAGTGCTTTTAACAAAGAAAAGCCATATGGTTTCCGATTGCAACGAAAGGGTTCCGAGCCGTTTCTGCGGCGGAGGAACAACTCAAGTCGAGATGCTTGAATTGAACGATGTTGTTACGGTACTCAAAGATGCTCCTAAAAGGATCAATGTTACCAAGACAACATGTGCGAATCTGTGCTTGAACGACTGCAAATGCGTCGCTGCGTTACATTCCTATGGAAATTATGATGACCCAAGCTCCGAACAATGCTCGCTTTACTATCTTGTTGCAGGTATCAAACAAGTTGAAAAAGGGTTAGGGTTGAGTTACATGGTGAAGGTTCCAAAAGGGACAAGTTACCATCATAACAATCCTAGTGTTAAGAAATGGGTGTTGATTGTTGTGGGAGTGGTTGATGGCTTGATTATCATATTGGTCTTGGGTGGCCTTGTTTATTATTTGGTTCATAAAAGAAGAAACAACTTACAAGGTACTAACAATGATACTTGA